From Humidesulfovibrio mexicanus:
GATGCCATAGGCCATGAACCGCAGCGGCCGCGACGCCACCACATTCGGGTCCAATTGGCGGATTGAACCCGCAGCGGCGTTGCGCGGGTTGGCGAACGGCTTCTGCCCCGCACGCTCCTGCTCCGCGTTGAGAGCCTCGAAATCCTTCACGGCCATCACCACCTCGCCGCGCACATCAAGCACCTGCGGCAGGGACGATCCAGTGGCGAGCAGCCTGCCGCGCACGCTGGGCACCATGCGCAAATTGGCGGTCACATTCTCGCCAGTCTCGCCGTCGCCACGGGTGGAGCCTACAACGAAACCGCCATCTTCGTAAGTAAGTTCGCCTGCCAGGCCATCCATCTTGGGCTCAACCCAGAACTCGGACAGTGCGGCGATGGGGTCCGGGCCGATTTCGGCCGCAATCCCTCGCAAACCGGGGAGACTCCGGCCTGTTTGGGCGTGGGATTCCAAGCCGGGAAGTCCGAGAAGACCGCCCGACCAATGAGACCCTTGCCCCGGCCTGCGCGGGCACAGACGCAACACGCCGTCGAAGAGGGCGTCCCAGCCAGCCCCGGAAAGCAGGGTCGCGCCGATGAGCGCGCGCACCTTGGAAGCCAGGTCCTTGCGTACGTCCTTTCTGGGGTCGCCCCCTGTGACGAAGGGGCGACCGAACGCCGCCTCCATGTCCGCAAGGGCGACCTCGGCCAGTGCGTCCCGAAAGGCGTTCACCAGCTTGGTTTCCGCAAACTCGCGCCATTCATCCAGATTCATGGCGTTGTCCAGGGAAAGCATGGGCAAGGCGTGCCGGTGGGCCTCGAAACCTTCGGCGGGCGTGCCGCCTACCCGACGGGTCGGGGAATTGGGATCATCGAACTCCGGGTACTCGCCCTCAAGACGGGCCAGCTCACGAAATGTTGCGTCGTACTCCGCATCGGATATTTCCGGGCTGTCGAGCACATAATACCTGTAATTGTGGTGCTCCAGCTCCTGGCGCAGTTCCAAAACACGTTCCCGCATCGTTGCTTTGCCCTCGCTCACAAATGCTCTCCGATGCGTTGCAGTTCCGATGGCCGCCCCAGACTGATGAGGGTGTCGCCGCTGCGCAGTTCCTCCCTCGGCCCAGGGTTGAACACCAGTTGCCCATCCTCCCGCTTGATGGCGACCACAATGAGGTCATAGTCCTTGCGGATGTTCGAATCCATCAGTGAGACGCCCACGTAGCGGGAGCCCGGAGTGATGACGAGCTGCTCCAGTTGCAGGTCGATATTCCCGCGCACAGCCAGATCGAGAAAATCCGTCACGGTCGGGCGTAGCACGGTATGGGCCATGCGCACCCCGCCGATGAGGTGCGGCAGCACGACCCGGTCGGCCCCGGCGAACTCCAGCCGGGTGATGTGCGAGGCGTTGTTGGCGCGCGCAATGATGGAAATCTTGGGATTCAGCTGCCGGGCCGTGAGGGTCACGTAGACGTTGGCCGCCTCGTCCGTAAGGGCGGTGACGATGGATTTGGCGCGCTGGATCCCAGCGTCGATCAGCAACGCATCGTTGGTGGCGTCGCCCTGCAGGTGCATGATTCCATCGCGTTTGAGCTGCTCGACAAGCTCCGGATCGTGTTCGATGACCACGACATCCGGGCTGACCTTGAGGATCTCCTGGACCACCACGCCGCCGATGCGCCCGAAACCGCAGATGATGTAGTGGTTCTCAAGCCTGTTTATGCGCCGCTGCACTTTGCGCCTCCACAAAAGATTGTGCAGGTGCCCGTCAACAAGCATCTGCGAAAATGACCCGACGATGTACGCGAAGTTGCCGACGCCAAGGATGATGATGCCTGAGGTGAGCAGCCTGGCCCGGTCGGACAAGGGTTGGATTTCGCCAAAGCCCACCGTGGAAAGCGTGATGACCACCATGTAGAAGCTGTCGACGAACCCCCAGCCCTCGATGAACATGTACACGCATACGCCGCCTGCGAATATGCAGGCCATGAGCACCAGCCCCAACAGGAACTGGAAAAGCGGGCCCCACTTGTCCTTGAGGGCGCGTAGACGAGTGATGTCAACCAAGGTGGCCATTCAGTCTCCCAATTGCAACAGCCGCTCGCGCAAGGCCAGCACCCGGTCACGCAGTTCCGCCGCGCGTTCGAACTCCAACTCTTTGGCGGCTTCGCGCATGGCCCGCTCAAGCTGGCCGATCTCTTTTTTCAGACGTTTGGGATCCAGTTCACGCAACAGATCGTCTGGAGCGGCCGCACTGGCGTCCTGCCCCTCGGGAACGGCGTGGGCCGCAAGTGCGCCAAGGATGTTGTCCAGCCCCTTGGTGATGGTCTTGGGTACGATGCCGTTCTCTTTGTTGTACTCAAGCTGCTTTTCTCGTCTGCGTGCCGTCTCGTCAAGGGCTGCGCGCATGGAAGGCGTAACGGAGTCGGCGTAGAGCAACACCCGGCCTCCGACATTTCGCGCCGCCCGGCCAAAGGTCTGGATGAGCGAACGCGTGCTGCGCAGGAAGCCCTCCTTGTCCGCATCCAAAATGGCAACAAGGGAAACTTCCGGAATGTCCAATCCCTCGCGCAAAAGGTTTATGCCCACCAGGACATCGAACTCGCCCGCGCGCAGGGCCTGAATGATGGCCATGCGCTCCAGGGTCTCCACGTCCGAGTGCAGATAGCGGGCATGTACCCCCATCTGGTTCAGGTAGTCGGTCAGATCCTCGGCCATGCGCTTGGTGAGGGTGGTCACCAGCACGCGCTCGCTCTTAACCACGCGTGCCTTGCATTCGCCAAGAATGTCGTCCACCTGGCCCGCCACCGGGCGGATGTCCACCTCCGGATCGACAAGGCCGGTGGGCCGGATCACCTGCTCCACCACCAGCCCCTGGCTGCGCTCCAGTTCCCAGGGGCCGGGCGTGGCCGAAATGTACACG
This genomic window contains:
- a CDS encoding potassium channel family protein; its protein translation is MATLVDITRLRALKDKWGPLFQFLLGLVLMACIFAGGVCVYMFIEGWGFVDSFYMVVITLSTVGFGEIQPLSDRARLLTSGIIILGVGNFAYIVGSFSQMLVDGHLHNLLWRRKVQRRINRLENHYIICGFGRIGGVVVQEILKVSPDVVVIEHDPELVEQLKRDGIMHLQGDATNDALLIDAGIQRAKSIVTALTDEAANVYVTLTARQLNPKISIIARANNASHITRLEFAGADRVVLPHLIGGVRMAHTVLRPTVTDFLDLAVRGNIDLQLEQLVITPGSRYVGVSLMDSNIRKDYDLIVVAIKREDGQLVFNPGPREELRSGDTLISLGRPSELQRIGEHL